From Alienimonas californiensis, a single genomic window includes:
- a CDS encoding FAD-dependent oxidoreductase yields the protein MLTSVVLLAALASPGAAADPPPADVVIYGGTSGGVAAAVQVRRMGKSVTLIEPSSHLGGLTTGGLGATDIGNKAAIGGISREFYTAVGRHYAQDKNWVHQKPEQYGSRRNSGDLDPNDPEPFWTFEPHVAMNIYKQMLAEVGVKPLMEAPLDRSEGGVTMRDGRIAAIRLKDGRTVRGEMFIDATYEGDLMAAAGVSYHVGREGESVYGESYNGVRPALNYKNHRFVKPVDPYVTPGDPSSGILPQVRSEPLPPAGSGDDGVQAYCFRLCATDVASNRLPWPKPDGYDESLYELLFRNFEAGDLRKPWNPVMMPNRKTDSNNNHAVSTDWIGQNHDYPEATDEERAAIIAAHEHYQKGLMWSLANHPRVPESIRGYFSSWGLPKDEFEATGGWPPQLYIREARRMIGQRVMTQADCLSKDVAEDPVGLAAYTMDSHNVWRFIDENGHVQNEGDVQQGGFPPYPIGYGSIVPKREEATNLLVPVAMSASHIAYGSIRMEPVFMVLGQSAATAAVMAAEQDIPVQEVDYAALRERLLADEQVLEWTGGGSVNQVESKSLKGVVADDEDAKFTGEWERSASIGPYVDRGYRAVEWDGKGEPPSATFTLKVPEEGEYVLRVGASPHTNRTRSAFITVDDGVQRETAGTAIDQTVQGGEGAWRTLDGITVKPGSTVTVRIEAGRKGYTIADAVWLAPVRD from the coding sequence ATGCTCACGTCCGTCGTTCTACTCGCCGCCCTTGCCTCGCCCGGGGCCGCCGCCGATCCGCCGCCCGCGGACGTGGTCATCTACGGGGGCACCAGCGGCGGCGTCGCCGCCGCGGTGCAGGTCCGCCGGATGGGTAAATCCGTCACCCTGATCGAACCCTCCTCGCACCTCGGCGGACTGACGACCGGCGGGCTGGGGGCCACGGACATCGGCAACAAAGCGGCGATCGGCGGCATCTCCCGCGAGTTCTACACCGCCGTCGGCAGGCACTACGCCCAGGACAAAAACTGGGTCCATCAGAAGCCGGAGCAGTACGGCAGCCGGCGGAACTCGGGCGACCTCGACCCGAACGACCCGGAGCCGTTCTGGACGTTCGAGCCGCACGTCGCCATGAACATCTACAAGCAGATGTTGGCCGAGGTCGGCGTCAAGCCGCTGATGGAGGCCCCGCTCGACCGGAGCGAGGGCGGCGTCACGATGCGGGACGGCCGCATCGCCGCGATCCGACTGAAGGACGGCCGGACCGTCCGCGGCGAGATGTTCATCGACGCCACCTACGAGGGCGACCTGATGGCCGCCGCCGGCGTGAGCTACCACGTCGGCCGCGAGGGCGAATCTGTCTACGGCGAGAGCTACAACGGCGTGCGGCCGGCGCTGAACTATAAAAATCACCGCTTCGTGAAGCCGGTCGATCCCTACGTCACGCCCGGCGATCCCTCCTCCGGCATCCTGCCGCAGGTGCGGTCCGAGCCGCTGCCGCCCGCCGGCTCCGGCGACGACGGCGTGCAGGCCTACTGCTTCCGGTTGTGCGCCACGGACGTCGCCTCCAACCGCCTCCCCTGGCCGAAGCCGGACGGTTACGACGAAAGCCTGTACGAACTGCTGTTCCGCAACTTCGAAGCCGGCGACCTCCGCAAGCCGTGGAACCCGGTGATGATGCCGAACCGCAAGACGGACTCGAACAACAATCACGCCGTCTCCACCGACTGGATCGGCCAGAACCACGATTATCCCGAGGCCACCGACGAGGAGCGGGCGGCCATCATCGCCGCCCACGAGCATTACCAGAAGGGCCTGATGTGGTCCCTGGCGAACCACCCGCGCGTGCCGGAGTCGATTCGCGGCTACTTCTCCTCCTGGGGCCTGCCGAAGGACGAGTTCGAGGCGACCGGCGGCTGGCCGCCGCAGCTCTACATCCGCGAAGCCCGCCGGATGATCGGCCAGCGGGTGATGACCCAGGCCGACTGCCTCAGCAAGGACGTGGCGGAAGACCCCGTCGGCCTCGCCGCCTACACGATGGACTCCCACAACGTCTGGCGCTTCATCGACGAGAACGGCCACGTGCAGAACGAGGGCGACGTCCAGCAGGGCGGCTTCCCCCCCTACCCGATCGGCTACGGCTCCATCGTGCCGAAGCGGGAAGAGGCCACGAACCTGCTGGTCCCGGTGGCGATGTCCGCCTCGCACATCGCCTACGGCTCGATCCGCATGGAACCGGTCTTCATGGTCCTCGGCCAGAGCGCCGCGACCGCCGCGGTGATGGCCGCCGAGCAGGACATCCCCGTGCAGGAGGTGGACTACGCCGCCCTCCGCGAACGTCTGCTGGCCGACGAGCAAGTCCTCGAATGGACCGGCGGCGGCAGTGTGAACCAGGTGGAGTCCAAGTCGTTGAAGGGCGTGGTCGCGGACGACGAGGACGCGAAGTTCACCGGCGAATGGGAACGCAGCGCCTCGATCGGCCCCTACGTCGACCGCGGGTATCGGGCCGTGGAGTGGGACGGCAAGGGCGAGCCGCCCAGCGCCACCTTCACCCTCAAGGTGCCGGAGGAAGGAGAGTACGTGCTGCGGGTCGGCGCCTCGCCGCATACGAATCGCACCCGCTCCGCGTTCATCACCGTGGACGACGGCGTCCAACGGGAGACCGCCGGCACCGCGATCGACCAAACTGTCCAGGGCGGCGAGGGCGCCTGGCGGACGCTGGACGGCATCACCGTGAAGCCCGGCTCCACCGTGACCGTGCGGATCGAAGCCGGCCGCAAGGGCTACACGATCGCCGACGCGGTCTGGTTGGCGCCGGTCAGGGACTGA
- a CDS encoding AAA family ATPase translates to MNAPDIQLEDDPQRAIERVGAAFNDIKTQIGRVIVGQEEVVDQLLIALFSRGHCLLEGVPGLAKTLMISTLARTLSMSFARIQFTPDLMPADITGTDVLQQNRDTGDREFRFLNGPLFHNVVLADEINRTPPKTQAALLEAMQERQVSVGQKRHALPDPFFVLATQNPIEQEGTYLLPEAQQDRFMFKVYVGYPTFEEEKQIARATTGVSKDEIDPVLSGPEIVELQQLVRQVPASDHVIEYALALVRQTRISEPGAPEFAKEWLSWGAGPRAVQMLLLGGKAKALLAGRTHVSTEDIASLAAPVLRHRIVCNFAAESDGVTTDRVVARLVEETPQAEGKLTSDPRFAGVFQKAA, encoded by the coding sequence ATGAACGCCCCGGACATCCAGTTGGAAGACGACCCCCAACGCGCGATCGAGCGGGTCGGGGCCGCCTTCAACGACATCAAGACCCAGATCGGCCGGGTCATCGTCGGGCAGGAGGAGGTCGTCGATCAGCTGCTGATTGCCCTGTTCAGCCGCGGGCACTGCCTGCTGGAAGGGGTGCCGGGGCTGGCGAAGACGCTGATGATCTCCACGCTGGCGCGGACGCTCTCGATGAGCTTCGCCCGCATCCAGTTCACCCCGGACCTGATGCCGGCGGACATCACCGGGACGGACGTGCTCCAGCAGAACCGGGACACCGGCGACCGGGAGTTCCGGTTCCTCAACGGCCCGCTGTTCCACAACGTGGTGCTGGCGGACGAGATCAACCGCACCCCGCCCAAGACCCAGGCGGCCCTGCTGGAAGCGATGCAGGAACGGCAGGTCTCCGTCGGCCAGAAGCGGCACGCCCTGCCGGACCCCTTCTTCGTCCTGGCGACCCAGAACCCGATCGAGCAGGAGGGCACCTACCTGCTGCCGGAGGCCCAGCAGGACCGGTTCATGTTCAAGGTCTACGTCGGCTACCCGACGTTCGAGGAGGAGAAGCAGATCGCCCGCGCCACCACCGGCGTGAGCAAGGACGAGATCGACCCGGTCCTCTCCGGCCCGGAAATCGTGGAACTCCAACAGCTCGTCCGGCAGGTTCCGGCGAGCGATCACGTGATCGAATACGCCCTCGCCCTGGTCCGCCAGACCCGCATCAGCGAGCCGGGCGCCCCGGAGTTCGCCAAGGAATGGCTCAGCTGGGGCGCCGGCCCCCGGGCCGTGCAGATGCTGTTGCTCGGCGGCAAAGCCAAGGCCCTGCTCGCCGGCCGCACGCACGTGTCCACGGAGGACATCGCCTCCCTGGCGGCTCCGGTGCTGCGGCACCGCATCGTCTGCAACTTCGCCGCCGAGAGCGACGGCGTCACCACCGACCGCGTCGTCGCCCGCCTCGTCGAAGAGACGCCGCAGGCTGAAGGCAAACTGACCAGCGACCCGCGCTTCGCGGGGGTGTTTCAGAAGGCGGCGTAA
- a CDS encoding AAA family ATPase, with amino-acid sequence MPAALESPPPAPPRATAESSSGYFPERPESLEATGLPLAEIEALVLKILLNRGATSGRDVARRIRLPGGLIAGYLRELKKANLVTYRRNAGPDDYLHELTDAGLERASRAHDRCRYDGCAPAPLEQYVASVEAQTLRKQTISRDRLRAALEGLQISAETFSQLGAALGSVGALFLHGDPGNGKTTIAERLTRAYGEELWIPRAVRIGGETVRLFDAAVHEELPFDGKPPAYDDRWVRIRRPTVLVGGELTLEHLELSMNPVSGVMEAPVQLKANGGTLVVDDFGRQRIDPDGLLNRWIVPLERGYDFLNTPGGKKARVPFDLLTVFATNLRPADLVDEAFLRRIPFKVRVGDPSPAEFRSILHALAPTLGLTLDAGAAEALVTEHFLNVDRPLRFCHPRDLLLQVKRRAAFEGLPPVATTEAFAVAVRNYFADL; translated from the coding sequence GTGCCCGCCGCCCTCGAATCGCCGCCCCCCGCCCCGCCCAGGGCGACCGCGGAATCCTCGTCCGGTTACTTCCCGGAGCGGCCGGAAAGCCTCGAAGCGACCGGGCTGCCGCTGGCGGAGATCGAGGCGCTGGTCCTCAAAATCCTGCTGAACCGCGGGGCGACCAGCGGCCGCGACGTCGCCCGCCGTATCCGTCTGCCGGGCGGGCTGATCGCCGGCTACCTGCGGGAGTTGAAGAAGGCGAACCTTGTCACCTACCGCCGCAACGCCGGGCCGGACGACTACCTGCACGAACTGACCGACGCCGGCCTTGAACGGGCCTCCCGCGCCCACGACCGCTGCCGGTACGACGGCTGCGCCCCCGCCCCGCTGGAGCAGTACGTCGCCAGCGTGGAAGCTCAGACGCTCCGCAAACAGACGATCAGCCGCGACCGCCTGCGGGCGGCGCTGGAGGGACTGCAAATCTCCGCGGAGACGTTCAGCCAGCTCGGCGCCGCGCTCGGCAGCGTGGGGGCGTTGTTCCTCCACGGCGATCCGGGCAACGGCAAAACGACGATCGCCGAACGCCTCACCCGGGCCTACGGCGAGGAACTCTGGATCCCCCGGGCCGTGCGGATCGGCGGCGAGACGGTCCGCCTGTTCGACGCCGCCGTGCACGAGGAACTGCCCTTCGACGGCAAGCCGCCGGCATATGACGACCGCTGGGTCCGCATCCGCCGGCCGACGGTGCTGGTCGGCGGGGAGTTGACCCTGGAGCACCTCGAACTGTCGATGAACCCCGTCAGCGGCGTGATGGAGGCCCCGGTCCAGTTGAAAGCGAACGGCGGCACGCTCGTGGTGGACGACTTCGGCCGCCAGCGGATTGACCCCGACGGCCTGCTGAACCGCTGGATCGTGCCGCTGGAACGCGGCTACGACTTCCTCAACACCCCCGGCGGGAAGAAGGCGAGGGTGCCGTTCGATCTGTTGACGGTCTTCGCCACGAACCTGCGGCCCGCCGATCTGGTAGACGAGGCGTTCCTCCGCCGCATCCCCTTCAAGGTGCGGGTGGGCGACCCGTCGCCGGCGGAGTTCCGCTCGATCCTGCACGCCCTCGCCCCGACGCTGGGGCTGACGCTCGACGCCGGCGCCGCAGAGGCGCTGGTGACGGAACACTTTTTGAACGTCGACCGCCCGCTGCGGTTCTGCCATCCGCGGGATCTGCTCCTCCAGGTGAAACGCCGGGCGGCCTTCGAGGGCCTGCCGCCGGTCGCCACGACGGAGGCGTTCGCCGTCGCGGTAAGGAACTACTTCGCCGATCTGTGA
- a CDS encoding LURP-one-related/scramblase family protein, with translation MKFQLRQKLLAFGDDFTIQDETGADRFFVDGAAFSIGDKLSFQDMDGNELVRIEQKILSLKTTYRIVQGDAVVATVTKKPFTLFREVFDVEDAAPGDLDATGDFFDRDYALTRDGRTVATVSKKFFSLTDSYGVDVADGEDAVLLLAVVVVIDQVSHDEN, from the coding sequence ATGAAGTTTCAGCTCCGTCAAAAGCTCCTCGCCTTCGGGGACGACTTCACCATCCAAGACGAGACCGGCGCCGACCGCTTCTTCGTGGACGGGGCGGCGTTTTCGATCGGCGACAAGCTGTCGTTCCAGGATATGGACGGCAACGAGCTGGTGCGGATCGAACAGAAGATCCTCTCGCTGAAGACGACCTATCGCATCGTCCAGGGCGACGCGGTCGTCGCCACGGTGACGAAGAAGCCGTTCACCCTCTTCCGGGAGGTGTTTGACGTAGAAGACGCCGCCCCCGGCGATCTGGACGCGACCGGCGACTTCTTCGACCGCGACTACGCCCTCACCCGGGACGGGCGGACGGTGGCGACGGTCTCCAAGAAGTTCTTCTCCCTGACGGACAGCTACGGCGTGGACGTCGCCGACGGCGAGGACGCCGTGCTGCTGTTGGCGGTCGTGGTGGTGATCGACCAAGTCAGCCACGACGAGAATTAG
- a CDS encoding DUF4145 domain-containing protein, translating to MNEPRRLTAHCSECGGDRNHLKFGTVKTSWHSDEAGMSGGTEYSLIQCSGCDHVAMRIADTCTEERDYETGELIPTYKYMPPAALRKLPHWLRDFEQEHPTDKSIGTLLRQVYWAIHAEAFNLAAMGIRALLEHVMIDQVSDKGSFKGNLTAFAAAGHVTETQRDFLDSALEAGHASMHRGYTPPRPDLMNLLDISEGIIQSIYVVAPNTAAMRAAIPPRK from the coding sequence ATGAATGAGCCGCGCCGGTTGACCGCACACTGCAGCGAGTGTGGCGGCGATCGAAATCATCTGAAGTTCGGCACAGTCAAAACATCGTGGCACAGTGACGAAGCAGGCATGTCTGGCGGTACGGAGTACTCGCTGATTCAGTGCAGTGGTTGCGATCATGTTGCAATGAGGATTGCCGACACATGCACTGAGGAGCGGGACTACGAAACTGGCGAGCTGATTCCGACCTACAAATATATGCCGCCGGCGGCCCTTAGAAAACTGCCCCACTGGCTAAGAGATTTTGAGCAGGAGCACCCTACCGACAAATCGATAGGCACGCTCTTGAGACAGGTCTACTGGGCGATCCATGCCGAGGCGTTTAACCTCGCAGCGATGGGCATTAGGGCTCTGCTCGAGCACGTAATGATTGACCAAGTCTCGGACAAAGGAAGTTTCAAAGGAAATTTGACCGCATTTGCCGCCGCTGGGCACGTTACCGAAACGCAGCGAGATTTTCTGGATTCCGCTCTCGAGGCGGGACACGCTTCCATGCACCGAGGCTATACGCCTCCTCGTCCTGACTTGATGAACCTACTGGATATTTCAGAGGGCATCATCCAGTCAATCTATGTGGTTGCACCGAATACGGCTGCCATGCGAGCCGCTATCCCGCCCCGAAAATGA